One Cuculus canorus isolate bCucCan1 chromosome 2, bCucCan1.pri, whole genome shotgun sequence genomic region harbors:
- the SLC7A13 gene encoding solute carrier family 7 member 13 isoform X1, with translation MGKGKSNDLRDVKRKGKAKMQLKRNIGYFDGVSFIIGSIVGAGIFVSPTGVLKHSLLNVGVALTIWTASGLVSLMGSLCYAELGTALPFSGGEYSHIKRGLGSLPAFVFIWTSTFTKPASNAARALLFAEYATQPFYGMCPAPETLKKCLALAVLWSLGILNGCSVKMAAWVQTIFTLLKMTALSVIAVGGIVLLVGRKETLARFEDAFSSETPDASQVAEAFFQGLYAYGGWWSLNYMAEEMKNPSRNIPLTVMTAVPAVIVFYLLVNISYLTVLTPKEIVSSVAVAVTWADRVIPSVAWIIPVSVAVSIFGALNSSMFTLGRLSYAGSQSGHLPVLISMLNVHSCTPAPAMIFSTIIASIFIIPSDLITLTNYFGFSAWLMIGLTCASLIVLRYREPHLHRPYKVFLPVAFVMVAMSFFLVLAPIVWSPNLQYVYAFLFMLGSLIVYIPFVHFKLHFAFLDKITCHLQLLLEVCPADESAESKCG, from the exons atgggaaaaggaaagagcaatGATCTCAgagatgtgaaaagaaaaggaaaggccAAGATGCAACTCAAAAGAAATATAGGTTATTTTGATGGGGTAAGTTTTATTATAGGATCAATTGTCGGTGCAGGAATCTTTGTGTCTCCTACGGGTGTGTTAAAGCATTCCTTACTCAATGTCGGCGTTGCACTAACTATTTGGACAGCATCTGGGCTGGTTTCTCTGATGGGTTCCCTCTGCTATGCAGAGCTGGGAACTgctctgcccttctctggaggaGAATACAGTCATATTAAAAGAGGCCTTGGATCCCTACCAGCATTCGTATTTATCTGGACATCAACGTTTACCAAGCCGGCATCAAATGCTGCTCGAGCCCTGCTGTTTGCTGAATATGCCACCCAGCCCTTCTACGGCATGTGCCCGGCAccagaaacactgaagaaatgcTTAGCCTTGGCTGTTCTCTGGTCTCTGGGGATTTTGAATGGCTGCAGCGTCAAAATGGCTGCATGGGTGCAGACAATATTCACTCTGCTGAAGATGACAGCCTTATCTGTAATCGCTGTTGGTGGTATAGTTCTCCTTGTTGGGAGAAAGGAGACTCTGGCCAGGTTTGAGGATGCATTCAGCTCAGAGACTCCCGATGCATCACAGGTTGCTGAAGCCTTCTTCCAAGGACTGTATGCATACGGTGGCTGGTGGTCCCTGAATTATATGGCAG aagagatgaaaaatccTAGCAGAAATATCCCCTTAACTGTGATGACTGCTGTTCCAGCAGTAATTGTTTTTTACTTACTGGTGAACATCTCATATCTGACTGTCCTCACACCTAAAGAAATTGTCTCTTCAG TTGCTGTGGCAGTCACGTGGGCTGATCGAGTGATCCCTTCTGTTGCCTGGATCATTCCTGTCTCCGTTGCTGTCTCAATATTTGGTGCCCTAAACAGCAGCATGTTCACACTAGGTCGATTAAGCTATGCTGGAAGTCAGTCAGGTCATTTACCTGTTTTAATATCCATGCTTAATGTACACTCCTGTACTCCAGCACCAGCCATGATTTTTTCAACCATTATTGCATCCATTTTTATAATCCCCTCTGACCTTATTACGTTAACAAATTACTTTGGATTTTCTGCCTGGCTTATGATTGGATTGACCTGTGCAAGCCTGATTGTACTTCGATACCGGGAACCTCATCTACATCGACCATAcaaa gtgTTTCTACCAGTTGCGTTTGTGATGGTGGCAATGTCTTTCTTCCTAGTTTTAGCTCCCATAGTCTGGTCGCCAAACCTGCAATATGTTTATGCTTTCCTGTTCATGTTGGGAAGTCTTATTGTTTATATCCCTTTTGtacattttaaattgcattttgcatttcttgatAAAATTACTTGCCACTTACAGCTCCTGTTGGAAGTTTGTCCTGCTGATGAGTCTGCTGAGAGCAAGTGTGGATAA
- the SLC7A13 gene encoding solute carrier family 7 member 13 isoform X2: MGKGKSNDLRDVKRKGKAKMQLKRNIGYFDGVSFIIGSIVGAGIFVSPTGVLKHSLLNVGVALTIWTASGLVSLMGSLCYAELGTALPFSGGEYSHIKRGLGSLPAFVFIWTSTFTKPASNAARALLFAEYATQPFYGMCPAPETLKKCLALAVLWSLGILNGCSVKMAAWVQTIFTLLKMTALSVIAVGGIVLLVGRKETLARFEDAFSSETPDASQVAEAFFQGLYAYGGWWSLNYMAEMKNPSRNIPLTVMTAVPAVIVFYLLVNISYLTVLTPKEIVSSVAVAVTWADRVIPSVAWIIPVSVAVSIFGALNSSMFTLGRLSYAGSQSGHLPVLISMLNVHSCTPAPAMIFSTIIASIFIIPSDLITLTNYFGFSAWLMIGLTCASLIVLRYREPHLHRPYKVFLPVAFVMVAMSFFLVLAPIVWSPNLQYVYAFLFMLGSLIVYIPFVHFKLHFAFLDKITCHLQLLLEVCPADESAESKCG, from the exons atgggaaaaggaaagagcaatGATCTCAgagatgtgaaaagaaaaggaaaggccAAGATGCAACTCAAAAGAAATATAGGTTATTTTGATGGGGTAAGTTTTATTATAGGATCAATTGTCGGTGCAGGAATCTTTGTGTCTCCTACGGGTGTGTTAAAGCATTCCTTACTCAATGTCGGCGTTGCACTAACTATTTGGACAGCATCTGGGCTGGTTTCTCTGATGGGTTCCCTCTGCTATGCAGAGCTGGGAACTgctctgcccttctctggaggaGAATACAGTCATATTAAAAGAGGCCTTGGATCCCTACCAGCATTCGTATTTATCTGGACATCAACGTTTACCAAGCCGGCATCAAATGCTGCTCGAGCCCTGCTGTTTGCTGAATATGCCACCCAGCCCTTCTACGGCATGTGCCCGGCAccagaaacactgaagaaatgcTTAGCCTTGGCTGTTCTCTGGTCTCTGGGGATTTTGAATGGCTGCAGCGTCAAAATGGCTGCATGGGTGCAGACAATATTCACTCTGCTGAAGATGACAGCCTTATCTGTAATCGCTGTTGGTGGTATAGTTCTCCTTGTTGGGAGAAAGGAGACTCTGGCCAGGTTTGAGGATGCATTCAGCTCAGAGACTCCCGATGCATCACAGGTTGCTGAAGCCTTCTTCCAAGGACTGTATGCATACGGTGGCTGGTGGTCCCTGAATTATATGGCAG agatgaaaaatccTAGCAGAAATATCCCCTTAACTGTGATGACTGCTGTTCCAGCAGTAATTGTTTTTTACTTACTGGTGAACATCTCATATCTGACTGTCCTCACACCTAAAGAAATTGTCTCTTCAG TTGCTGTGGCAGTCACGTGGGCTGATCGAGTGATCCCTTCTGTTGCCTGGATCATTCCTGTCTCCGTTGCTGTCTCAATATTTGGTGCCCTAAACAGCAGCATGTTCACACTAGGTCGATTAAGCTATGCTGGAAGTCAGTCAGGTCATTTACCTGTTTTAATATCCATGCTTAATGTACACTCCTGTACTCCAGCACCAGCCATGATTTTTTCAACCATTATTGCATCCATTTTTATAATCCCCTCTGACCTTATTACGTTAACAAATTACTTTGGATTTTCTGCCTGGCTTATGATTGGATTGACCTGTGCAAGCCTGATTGTACTTCGATACCGGGAACCTCATCTACATCGACCATAcaaa gtgTTTCTACCAGTTGCGTTTGTGATGGTGGCAATGTCTTTCTTCCTAGTTTTAGCTCCCATAGTCTGGTCGCCAAACCTGCAATATGTTTATGCTTTCCTGTTCATGTTGGGAAGTCTTATTGTTTATATCCCTTTTGtacattttaaattgcattttgcatttcttgatAAAATTACTTGCCACTTACAGCTCCTGTTGGAAGTTTGTCCTGCTGATGAGTCTGCTGAGAGCAAGTGTGGATAA